ctatgaATGTCTATCACTGATTGATAGTTACATTTTGCTATGTTTGTAAATAAGGtaactcattattttttttatttgataattagaGGTGTACATGACTCatctttttatatttgataattagAGGTGTACGTAGGTTGGGTTGGTCTGAATTGAGAGTGTTTTTTGGACCAACtcttaaaattcgggttgggttgggttgaattgTTGACTTatgtaaatttatctacaaTGTATGACTAactaaaatctaataaaatttaaatgtaaaatatCAAATGTCTATGatttattaactttaaataaataaaaatatcataacatattaaaaaaatatattaaaaattcacaaactAATAAAACGTTAAACAAtgagaaataatatatataattcaagtTGGGTTGGATCAACttagatttttttagtttatccACGATCTGACCCAatccaacaaaataaaaatagtttaaaccaattcaacccttacattttgggttggATAATTGGATTGTTTGAATTGTCAACTCAGTTGAACTTATTGTTAACCGAccattctttttagagtttatgattcaaaattattatGTTATTGTTTTCTCTAATCTTTATTACACATTTGATGAGTAGACATGATGGAATagtacatttatttattattgttaagAAATTGGAAATAGAAAGTAAGAAACAATGAATAAGAAATTGGGGTTGTAACGTAGTGTCcaatttggtaactattttatttttagttatttcttattgaaaattaagtctataaacattatttcaacttccaaaattctttatttgttatctattttgtactaatgattttgaaaaaccaagctaaaatttaaaaatttaaaaagtactttaaaaacttgtttttgttttgagaattggctaagaattcaatcaacataaagaagaaagatgcaaaatcgtaagaaatagagagaaaatagacttattCTTTAAAAATCAACGAAATGGTAACTAAACGAAGcacttgttttttatttttaatttcttgtttctggaaaaaaaaaatcaccaaaACCTATTTTGAAATAGGTTTTAAAATAGGTTTTGGTGGACGTTTCTAAAAAgatgttaaaaagaaaaactgaaaattaattataagtaaaaacaagaaaaacagaaaaataattatcaaccacattgtttcttttctttagagaaattctcataaataaaaagaaaatccacaaaatatttatatttttgtaaatattgcAAACATCAGAATTTAATTCCAACCTTAAACTGTAGCCCAAATcacaaattcatattaatacatCTAAATACTTACTTGAAGTATTTGTCCAAATCGACACTTCACTCGAGTCATGAACACAAAATTCAATGCAGAAACAATTCAATTTGTGGGAAGATAGGGCATACGATAGATGTTTGTTACAATAGATACAATAAGGAATTTACTTCTAATCTGAACAAAGGCAACAACGACATCACTTCAAAAAATAATGGCAAAACCcatgttgcaatggttatcacaCAGAGTGGAAACCCATTCGTCTCAAATGATTCAAGTTGGTATGCCGACAGTGGGGCAACCAATCATGTGACGGCTAACTACAACAATTTCAACAACCTAGTGGATTATGAAGGTAATGAATTGATAACCGTAGGCAATGGtgataaattacaaattttgtcTCTCGATAGTTTAACTCTTACTATTAGAAAATATTTGTTGAATCTAAATAATATCTTATATGTTCCTAATATTACGAAAAATCTTGTTAGTGTATCTAAACTAGCACAGgataataacatttatattgaatttcaCGATAGTTATTGTCTTGTAAAGAACAAGGGTTCGGATCAAACAATTTTGAGGGGCACACTTAAAGATGGGCTATAGCATTTGGAAGATGCTACCTTGAAGTCGGTTGGTTAGTTCAATTTTGTTGCTTATGAGTCCAAGAAGGTTGTGCACATAAATAAAGAGAGTCTATCAACCTTGACATTATATAATATCTTTGTTAATAGTGTTGTATCTAAAACTACTTGACATTGACGTTTGGGTCATTCTTCATTGAGAATATTTGATTTAGTAACTAATGATTGTAGTTTGttatttaagaaagatataGTTGAACTTTGTCAATCTTGTCAGTTAGGTAAATCACATATTCTTCCCTTTTCATTATCTGAATCTCATGCATCAAATGTCTTTGATCTGATTCATGTGAGGTAGGACCCTTGTgtttgttggagttgatgtccTGTAATTGTATTGGACAAACATTTTACTTAAatgtttatttcaaaattagttgcgttaaccacaaatcaataaactaacattcaacaTAAtattggacttcaagtgtaattgcgaaaaattaatggatttagatttgacgttgaaattattcaatttgaaaaaaataaatgacagaagttaattttatttttggaaagaaatgaagttaataaaataaagtggaagaaggaaaaaaattgaataaagtttattttattttctttttagttattattattatttatttaaaaaaaacagattctcttctcttctcccTCACGCGtcccgccccccccccccccccccccgaatTTTCCCTGCTCGCCGCCGAACTCGCCCAGCCGCCCGTCCTCCTCAGTCCATCGTCTAGACCGCCGCCGCCCGAGTCAGTATGCCTGTCATCCACCGCTGCTCGTTGCCGATCTCGACCAGCCGGGCAGCCGGTCAGAGTAGCGTCCGTTCTGTTCCGCCGAGAGCCGTTCACCCAGATCTGAAGGCGTCTTCGTCCGTTCTGTCCTGCCGAGAGCCGTCCGCCCAGATCTGAAGGCGTCTTCGTCCGTTCTGTTCCGCTGAGAGCCGTTCGCCCAGTTCTGAAGGCGTCTTCATCCGTTTGCATCGTCGGATCTCATCTCCGCTGCTGCCAGCCACGTTGTCAGTCGTTTCCCCATCAGTCTCCATTGTTCGTCTCTGGTTGGGTGAGTTGTGGTGTTTGTAAAGATATTTTAGAGGTATCTTGTATACCCACTTTCGATTGTCTCCCAATTGTCCCCAGCAGTCTCCATTGTTCGACCACTGATCATGTTTACAGAGGGATTGTTATTCACAACCACAACCTTATGACTATTTTGAGCTTCCAATCTTTTCTCATACGATAGTAACTCAAATTGCATTTGTAGCCAAGTGAGATAAGTTTTTCCTTGAAGAGTGGCAACGATGGCATTATAGTCTTCATCAAGCCCCAACAGGACTTGTGAGATAAGTGCCCTTGTTGGAACAGGGCTTCCAGCTTGACCTAGATTATCATAATGAAGTTTCattagttttaaatattcaaacaTACTATTATTACCTTTCCTTGTTTGTTGGAAGGTTTGGTGAACTTCTTCTGCTCGAGATGGAATTCCAAACAGCTCTTGGATTGCATCCCACAGATCCTTCGATCGCTTGTACCCCATGACTTGAGTTGCTACTTCTAGTGTCATTGAGTTGTACAGCCACCCCAGGAGCAGCTGATCAACGACAAGCCAGGCTTCATAGGCAAGGTTTATAACCTCCACAGTCTCTGGAGTCATAGCAGGATTGATTAGGTTTGGGAGCTCGATGCAATGGTGGCAAATGTTTCACTGCTTGCAGCGATTGTGTTTTGACTTAGGAACATGGGAGGGCATGGCTTTTGCCCAAGGAGAAAGCCTTCGATTATGTAACCTCAAAGAATAGGGAGAGTTAAGCCTTCGATTGTACAAAGTTGTACACTGTGGCATACCTGACTGTATTAttgacttttctttttccttaataAAGCAAGCACCCCCTTCCCACTCAGCCATCTAACACCACTTCCCCTTCAATGGTGAAATCATCTGCTCTGTTTCATGCTTCCAATTTCTTCATTCGCTCTACATTCATGCCTTCTTCCATAACACTCACTCTCTTCCTTCTACCCTCAAACCTCAACCATCTCCACAGGTTTGCCTTTCGCAATTCACTCTCTCCTTTATCGCCTCGAAGATTATCCACCACTTCCACCCCTTTCCCTCTGCAATACGAAATGATCATCAACCGACCGTCTTATCCTCCGCCGCCCCATCAGAATCGAAGAACACCCACCAGAATCCGCTCCGACAACTCTCCCGAGTTTGACTCCTCCGAGGATCCCACTTCCGAAATGGGGTTCGAGAGCTGGGTGGATCGGAAGCTTATATCCGAGAGTGAAACTATTTCTGGTAAGGAAGGCGTGGTTATGGATAAGGCTATGAGGAAATACTATAATAAAAGAAGGAAGAGGATGTATGGGTCTGATTCTGATGAAGATAATAAGACACAGGACGAGGGATTTGTGGAATTAAAGCCTGAGGTGGTCGAGTTTAATACGTTGCATAAGAGAGAGGAGGAATTGTTCTTCTATGACGCTTTTGCTTATCCGTGGGAGAAAGATAAGCAttacaaaatggtgtatcagttggagaaaaaatattttcctgaTGAAGGTCTTGACAAGGCTTTTTTGGGACCTGGAGAGTCAAATGTGGAAGTGAATGAACAGACAAAGGGAAGGaaaggggtgaaaaagggagtTGGGGTTGAGCCCGAAATGAAAGTGAAGGTCACCCATGGCATGGATGACAAAGGGTTAGTTTTCTTTGATGAGGGGAAACCAGAAAACGAGAACAAAGGGTCGGTGAAAGATGTGACAGAGAAGAAGGTGGAGGAGTTCTTCAAGTGTTTGAAGAAAGTTCCTGCTAAAGATTCTGAGATTGGTCCGACGGAGCCATATCTTTTGACGAGGCATACGGAGCTCCCTGCCAAATGGGATAGTCCTTGTGGGACAGTGGTTTTGCTGAACAAACCGAAAGGTCAGTCTGTGGTTTCTGTAGTCCTTAGAAAGGAAATACCCTGTTTATAATCTTTGATTTGATATCTTTGTGCAAGTTCTGTATCCATTCACATGTGCTCTAATTTGCATTGTTTCAGTTAGAAGTAAATTCCtcaccctttttctttttgacgTTTAAAGAGAACAAAATGATTGTTTAACGTAGGGTGGACTTCATTTACGGTATGTGGAAAACTTCGGCGCCTAGTCAAAGTGAAAAAGGTGCATTTCAGCTGTTTCATCTGCATAGACTACATTATTCGATTATCTGAGCTCCTCTAACAACATTGTTTTCCACTTATGTGCATTGATAGGTAGGTCATGCAGGTACTCTTGATCCTATGGCTACTGGTTTGTTGATAGTGTGTGTTGGTAAAGCGACGAAGTTGGTTGAAAGGTGATGATTAAGTCAGCTATGTAATtgatattttgtttttcatttcccCTTTCCTTTTTCCAAGTGAGATATTCCTTCgttaatagaataaaataagaagataTAAAGGGTAAGAGAAGACATGTTCCCAAGCCaaagttaaaatatatttctaaatCACTTTTACTAACATTGGTGAAATGGGGAGAGTAATTACAGAAAACTTGAGGCATACAACTTTTCTAAGAGGCGGCATGTTTATCTTTTAGATATCAAGGTATGATTAAGAGCTACAGTGGAGTTTTCCGTTTAGGTGAGGCTACTTCAACTTGGGATGCTGATTCACCGGTGCGTGATCTTATCTCTCTAGTCAATTGTGGTTTCTCATCTCTAACTGATACGCATTTCTGTACTATATCTGTTATGTTCTTCTGGGAAGTATTGTGTATCACTTTACGGTGTCTACTGTTAATGCATCTGCCAGAGGAATCATTATTCTAGTCTTAAGGGAGAAAATTTATGATCCTATATTAACTCATCAAATATTTGCCTCTGGCAAGCCCGGTCACAATAGGCGTGAAGAGATTCTtgaattgtattgaatataaagGGAGACTTCATTTTATATGCATACTATCCTTTTTCCATCATTAGCATAATGTTTCTCAACATTCTGTTAGTTGTTGAGTTATTAGGTTAATTGCAAAGTGAGGTTTTGACTTGTCTCACAggttaataaaaaatttcaatcgGGTTCCATTCCTGATGAAAAGTTATTTGTGTATCATCCAAATAAGAATCACTTGTCCCAATTATTATGCAGGTAATTCAACGAGAGCCTTGGGAGCACATCAAAGATGGTGACATAAAAAAAGCTGCTGCTTCTTTTTGTGGGGAAATCTGGCAAGTTCCTCCCATGTTTTCTGCCATTAAAGTAAGCACTTCTTTCTATAATTATAACTTTACATAGTAGAAGCAAGGTTTAAAAATGCATGTTTCACGGAATCACAAATATCATATCTGTATGGAATTTTTACAACTCGAACGGGGAGAATAAAAATGTGTTTAGAAACAAGCTTTTCTTTCAATATAATTTGTGGTATAAGATTATGGTTTGTACAGAGGTCCATTTGATGGAACACTAGGACGGGGGAGGTAATGACCATTTGAAAGTCTGTAGATTTTGTCAACTTCATTGCATCTAATTCTTTAAGGATGTGTTTCTTGTCTGTTCCACATTTCCTCTTTTCTATAGCGTCTCTTTTGTGTAAGATGCTTATATCAACGTTCTTTAATCACCAGGGCTTTCTTTCTTATACATGTCATCCATAGAAAGTTTGTTTCTCTGTCAAAAACTATGATGAGTTCTCTGATTGTGTTAACTGTTACGTTTCGACGGAGCCAGCCAACTAGAATGACAGTATTTCATGCTTCTTCATTcagaaattatgaattatttgtCATTTGTCGATATGAAATTGATGTTCCAGGAGATCTTGACTGCATGAATACAATTTGATTACAGATTTCATTACCTTGTTTTTAGGTCGGAGGTGAGAAGATGTATGAGAAAGCAAGAAGAGGAGAAAGTATTGAGCTTTCTCCAAGACGAATATCAATCTTCAAATTTGATATTGAACGTAGTTTAGATGACAGGTAGGTTCACTTTCAATGTACACTTCTGTTTTGTCGTTTCTGTATTTGGTGGCTAGGCCATATGCAAATGCATGGAGCACTTGAAGATGTCCAATTGGTTGTTAACAGAGAAATTTGTCTAGCTAAAATTGTGGCATTTCACTATATAAGATAGCACTAGATCATTAGGTGGCATGGGTTAGAAACTTCTGTTTTGATGAGAATCCAACTTTCTTGTAGAAAGATAAAAGTAGTAAAAAAAGAAGCCATATAGAAACACAGGCCAAAATAAGGAGTCTTCATAGAGTTACAGGAAAAGACTCCAATTTCAAGTGATTAAACATGAAGGAAAATCACAAAAGgtccaaattttcaaaaatctcaCGGCCGACTCATTATATTGACAAGGCCAACAACTTGACTCAGTTGTTTACTTGATGAGCTCTGGCTGGTTTGTCGGACAGCTCAAATATACTTGTtagtaatttcaaaatttcggttcaaaatattgttttgcTGCACTAGTGTGTAAACTTCTTAATTTAGTGAATATGTTTTCTTTCAAAGATTTTAATGCGTACTGCTTGACTGGTCTGTGACAggcaaaatttgatttttcgaGTAACATGCTCTAAAGGAACATACATTCGATCACTTTGTGCAGATCTTGGGAAGGTCCTTGGCAGGTATTCATCTTCCCCCTTGCAATGGACCTTCATTTCTCTACATTCTTTTACCCTTTATTGCCGATAAATGCTTCAAAGAGTAAATCTGTGTCAAGCTTCTCGATCGTTTTGATCCTCTCTAGGTATAATCTTGACAATGTAATATTCTTGTCTCTTGCAGTTGTGCCCATCTAACTGCACTTCGAAGGGATTCAATAGGTCAGTTCAAGAGTCTTTATTTAGTTagttattttaatcatattgacTCAACGCTCAAATGTTGTCGAAAAGTCTCATCGAGATCGTAAAGGACACTATCTACTTGGTTATATTATTCCATAACATGTtcagaagaaaagaaaaagaaaaaaaaaaaacttttacaaGTTCAGTTTATCATATCAAAGTATCACCTTTTCAGTTATGTAAAGTATTCGAAGTGGTAGTAGCTTGAACT
This DNA window, taken from Benincasa hispida cultivar B227 chromosome 6, ASM972705v1, whole genome shotgun sequence, encodes the following:
- the LOC120080471 gene encoding uncharacterized protein LOC120080471 — encoded protein: MVKSSALFHASNFFIRSTFMPSSITLTLFLLPSNLNHLHRFAFRNSLSPLSPRRLSTTSTPFPLQYEMIINRPSYPPPPHQNRRTPTRIRSDNSPEFDSSEDPTSEMGFESWVDRKLISESETISGKEGVVMDKAMRKYYNKRRKRMYGSDSDEDNKTQDEGFVELKPEVVEFNTLHKREEELFFYDAFAYPWEKDKHYKMVYQLEKKYFPDEGLDKAFLGPGESNVEVNEQTKGRKGVKKGVGVEPEMKVKVTHGMDDKGLVFFDEGKPENENKGSVKDVTEKKVEEFFKCLKKVPAKDSEIGPTEPYLLTRHTELPAKWDSPCGTVVLLNKPKGWTSFTVCGKLRRLVKVKKVGHAGTLDPMATGLLIVCVGKATKLVERYQGMIKSYSGVFRLGEATSTWDADSPVIQREPWEHIKDGDIKKAAASFCGEIWQVPPMFSAIKVGGEKMYEKARRGESIELSPRRISIFKFDIERSLDDRQNLIFRVTCSKGTYIRSLCADLGKVLGSCAHLTALRRDSIGQYLADDAWEFKELEDAITKGYF